TGGCATCACCCCTCGCCGTCCTCTCAGGCAGGAAATGGTTGTTCTACAGTCTGCATATGAACTTGGTTAGTTTTTGACCTTGCTAAAGTATTGGTAATTTGTTTGGCTTATTTTATTGGCTTTCTTTGGGCTCTTTTAAGAATAGCACACCTTGGAATCAATAAAAATCAGCCAGATGACAGGTAAACATAGGGGACAAAAGATGATCTTGATTTCTGGTGGTGGTATGCACAATGATGGATTGAATACTTAACTTATCTGCTTCAGGCGTGCCTGTCGATATCATATCTTTATGATTAGTTATTCTCTTTGGGCATTCTTATCTGATTTCCTCTTGGTTTCCATGAGTCTTATATATTGGGCCATGCTTTTTACAAGAGCTGTTAAAATATAATGGTAGTTTTTGACATTCAGACTAACCTATTTAAATCTATAAATTTCCAAACATAAGATTCATAAACTTACTAGATAGATAGGTCAGTGATATGTAACAACAGCTTACTCAATTCTAGTGAACCATAAACATTCTTTCTTTTTGGTTATATCTCATATAACAGTATatctactatagtctgttcacttaagctagattcctggcgcctaggcaggttggtaagcttgcagctgattggctgctccgctctcccgctaacactcatgtcggaccacatcttgcatgctcgagtgagacatgtttctttattatatgccatagctcaactcatatacgagctagccagttttggttgacaccatcagactcagcagtgactgtagaatcaagatgtattgtaaaaactcgacaaaacaaaaaagaaaatggtattatgatgagttgaactgtgaagatgttaaaaaaatgtttataacatgttttaattatgctcactattttaaacagttgttcattgactgcagaaatatattattacgttacgtaggaaaatctctcatgaacacgatagtgtgatcagaatgcagataaagctctacgtattgaaaacacagagttatttatagcaacatttcactcgccccaaccatcacggcgcgcgcgacactcattttttttaacatcatcatacagcgtgtctcgcgcgccgtgatggttggggcgagtgaaatgttgccTCTACAAATCTGTCAAAGAAATTCATCTTTTTAAAATGATTATCAATCTCAAAATTAAGTGGAATaggttaaccctttccatccgtgacccagacgttggcgtcacagtatggaaagggtcaagaggaaatggaagaggatcaaTCCTCTTctaacctctcaatcctcctctaaattcctcttaatcctcttccatttcctcttaagaggtttagaagaggattaagtggtTTAGGAGAGGACTAACCCTTTTCATACGGTGACGCCCGTCGGACACTGACGTCAGCgtcgctggagtgaaggggttaatgtcACCTTCAGGGCTGTACCAAGAGTTGTAAAAGTGAGAGGCCTTCTTCCACTAATGTGGACCTTTGTAGCCACTTGAAGAGGGGTGAATGGTAAGCAAAGCGAACCAAATAAGCTGGGAGGTTTGGGGTTTTGAAAAATTGACATTTCTGAGTGCATTTTCATGCCATCAGAATGAGTAACTGGGACCTTTCATCCCAGTGTTTTGTTTTGACTTTCTCAGAAAGTGGAACTTTTAGCAGATGGGGGAAGACGCCCCCTAACCCACTCTTGGGTACGGCCCTGCCTGACACAACATCATGTCACATTGCACATATTTTCCAGATGgcattgaagaagggaagaaaaattataGTTCTTCACCCTCGATATGGGAGCAAACAGTATCATGGTGCAGGCACCACCTCCACATCCCTTTCACATTCAAGGTTGCCTACTACATCACCACCTGTTTGTTGTTCTCCACCATCCGGTATTATGTGGATCTGCCTCATATAGAGGCCATAACAGGAAGACAGAGCATTCTCAACCAGGTGAATGATTGTCATCTTTGTTAACTCTTGGTTAGTAAAACATGCAAATAGGTGGAGCTTAATCAGAACCAACTGAGGACTAGAGAGTGAGATAATGGTTATGACTTTAAAATTGTTTTGAAGGCTTTCTAAATTGAATTTATAAGTATATATTCCATACTATTATAGTTTTGTTACAAACAGAACATTCCTCTCACTAGGTTACTCGAAACACTAATTTCCTGCATGTTTTCAGGTGTTTGTTAAGAAGGCGTGGGGCATCACTTTAGTTGTGTTTTCTCTGTACCGCATCACTTCTCTCTTCTTGCGGCCCAAGTTGCGAGTTGACCTCAAGCAGTTCCTGGTCCGCTCTGCTGTCACAACGTTATGTTTCTTCTTTTGGTGTCAGGTGAAGCgattccttcactcttttcctctccatcattcaAAAGTTTCTGCATATTCAGACACCTCATCAGTTACATTTTTGTATCAGTCATACTCAATATACTTCCTAACTTTACAATGTTAGcggcctcttcctgtcttctttcagGCTCTAGTGAGGTAGAGTAGGATTTTCATATACAATTGTTTGATTTCTGTTTACTGTAAATAGTTCACTAAAATATAGCTAATTATTTTGTGGTAATAGATAAGTAGATATTTTTTCTGCAAGGGTTATTTAATGGtttaatttttttaatttcaGGCTATTTTTCCTGTCATCGATGACTTCTCATCAACTTGTATCGCTGGGAACCAAACTCTTGCATTGTCTAAATATGAATGCCTGAGTAAAGAGGGCCGGGAATACCTCTCCTTTGACATCTCTGGACATGCATTCCTCCTAACCTTCTGTGTACTGGTCATGATGGATGAGAGCAAGGAAATTCTCTACTTCCTCTGGCTGGGAAAATGGCTGTTTGGTGAAGCTACACAAGATAAGACAGAGGACAGCACCTGGCCTACTTTAGAGGAAAAGGCAGCAAAGTCCTTGAGGAAATGGTTTCCTTTGTTATCCCCATTAGTAGCCATTACCTTCCTGATCATGTGTGCCCTTGCGTTGTTATGGGATTTTATGATTCTGATCACTACATTGTACTACCACTCATTTGCTGAGAAAGGGGTTGGGACTGCATTAGCTCTCTTGTCATGGGGACTTATTTATAGAGCTGCATTTCCCAGGCTGTTCAAGTTGAGAGTGCTAGGAACGTAGTAATAACATTATTTTGTTTACTGTAGGGACATAAGTACATAATTTTTCACTTGTTGAAATGCCAATCAGATTATTAGTtagaaattttatatatatttatagtttGTGCCAGTTCTCTTTTAAAGAGGTTGACATTAGCAAGGGGATGAGACAAGAAAAAGATGCTGCTGCTGCCTTATAGCAGCTTTCTGCCATGACGAGAACAAGGCCAACACATGCAGGCATGTATCAAGCCTTTTAAAATTAGCATAGTTCTGATAGCAGATTGAAAGTGCATAGTCAAGCAGCAAAATtctcaaggaggatgtagtaacAACTTGTAAATAAAATGCAGACTCAGGCAACAGTAGTTTTAAGGAgaatatttttatactaataaatatttgttttcatttgattAAGGATCAAATGATATTTATTCTGGTGTACAAATACATGACCAGAGATTTTGGACTAGCTAATTGTAGTTATATTTTAACTTACTCATAGTCATTATTATAATATTATGTAACATCACAATGTTAGTAGCTTTGCTCTTAAACTAATTATCTTGTTACCCATTGTTCTGAGATTTCCTTTTCCCATTATCTCATCTGATCACTAGTGGCTATGGAGGTTTGGAGGGATGTGGCTAAATTTTGGAGAAGGGGTCAGTTGCAAACTGGTggtaatggagaggaaggaggggagagtctATAATG
The window above is part of the Eriocheir sinensis breed Jianghai 21 chromosome 44, ASM2467909v1, whole genome shotgun sequence genome. Proteins encoded here:
- the LOC126980430 gene encoding acyl-coenzyme A diphosphatase FITM2-like isoform X1; translation: MNTGQEPYTMRPVLSGITPRRPLRQEMVVLQSAYELDGIEEGKKNYSSSPSIWEQTVSWCRHHLHIPFTFKVAYYITTCLLFSTIRYYVDLPHIEAITGRQSILNQVFVKKAWGITLVVFSLYRITSLFLRPKLRVDLKQFLVRSAVTTLCFFFWCQAIFPVIDDFSSTCIAGNQTLALSKYECLSKEGREYLSFDISGHAFLLTFCVLVMMDESKEILYFLWLGKWLFGEATQDKTEDSTWPTLEEKAAKSLRKWFPLLSPLVAITFLIMCALALLWDFMILITTLYYHSFAEKGVGTALALLSWGLIYRAAFPRLFKLRVLGT
- the LOC126980430 gene encoding acyl-coenzyme A diphosphatase FITM2-like isoform X2, with amino-acid sequence MVVLQSAYELDGIEEGKKNYSSSPSIWEQTVSWCRHHLHIPFTFKVAYYITTCLLFSTIRYYVDLPHIEAITGRQSILNQVFVKKAWGITLVVFSLYRITSLFLRPKLRVDLKQFLVRSAVTTLCFFFWCQAIFPVIDDFSSTCIAGNQTLALSKYECLSKEGREYLSFDISGHAFLLTFCVLVMMDESKEILYFLWLGKWLFGEATQDKTEDSTWPTLEEKAAKSLRKWFPLLSPLVAITFLIMCALALLWDFMILITTLYYHSFAEKGVGTALALLSWGLIYRAAFPRLFKLRVLGT